A portion of the Oncorhynchus gorbuscha isolate QuinsamMale2020 ecotype Even-year linkage group LG07, OgorEven_v1.0, whole genome shotgun sequence genome contains these proteins:
- the LOC124040113 gene encoding transmembrane protein 238-like — translation MAKNCLGNCAPLFFLAVAFDVGGLTLLLVGIFADLKLDGHFYGDFLIYTGTLIIFLSLGWWILWYTGNIKVYSEDFEKSTLDNFAHWARKFSERLSKSGIKTLEAGEKCMVNRKESFNRTVPVHAPSRITWEHSISGHDNGGYDRSFDNPPREKTVELGILKNSEVLLQSIVDSKAERLL, via the coding sequence ATGGCTAAAAACTGCCTGGGGAACTGTGCGCCGTTGTTTTTCCTAGCCGTCGCTTTTGACGTCGGCGGTTTGACATTGCTTTTAGTTGGTATTTTCGCGGATCTAAAGTTGGACGGTCACTTCTACGGTGATTTCCTCATCTACACAGGTACACTCATCATCTTCCTAAGTCTGGGTTGGTGGATTTTGTGGTACACGGGCAACATAAAGGTTTACTCCGAGGACTTTGAGAAAAGCACCCTGGACAACTTTGCGCACTGGGCGAGAAAGTTTTCGGAGCGGCTCTCGAAGAGCGGGATAAAAACTCTGGAAGCCGGGGAGAAGTGCATGGTGAATAGGAAGGAATCGTTCAACAGAACAGTGCCTGTTCACGCTCCATCACGAATTACGTGGGAACACAGCATCAGCGGACACGACAATGGAGGATACGACCGAAGTTTTGACAACCCGCCGAGGGAGAAAACGGTCGAGTTGGGGATTCTGAAGAACTCTGAAGTGTTATTGCAAAGCATCGTGGATAGTAAAGCGGAGAGGCttctctga